In Staphylococcus saccharolyticus, one genomic interval encodes:
- a CDS encoding PSP1 domain-containing protein has translation MPNVVGVQFQKAGKLEYYAPNHLDVKVGDQVVVESKRGIEIGLVKFPPKEVDNKDVTLPLKEIIRLVTNEDKTTYDNNERDALKALELCKRVVKEQRLDMRLVNCEYTLDKSKVIFNFTADDRIDFRKLVKILAQNLKTRIELRQIGVRDEAKLLGGIGPCGRSLCCSTFLGDFEPVSIKMAKDQNLSLNPTKISGACGRLMCCLKYENDYYEEARSQLPDIGDTIHTPDGNGKVVGLNILDISMQVKIEGLEQPLEYRLEEIEALN, from the coding sequence ATGCCAAATGTTGTAGGTGTTCAGTTTCAGAAAGCTGGGAAATTGGAATACTACGCGCCTAACCACTTAGATGTAAAGGTAGGAGATCAGGTTGTTGTTGAATCTAAAAGAGGTATTGAAATAGGACTAGTAAAGTTTCCGCCAAAAGAAGTGGATAACAAAGATGTTACTTTACCATTAAAAGAAATTATACGTTTAGTGACTAATGAAGATAAAACTACATATGACAATAATGAACGTGATGCTTTAAAAGCATTAGAACTATGCAAAAGAGTTGTGAAAGAACAAAGACTAGATATGCGTTTAGTAAATTGTGAATATACATTAGATAAATCTAAGGTGATTTTTAATTTTACAGCTGATGATCGTATTGATTTTCGAAAATTAGTTAAAATATTGGCACAAAATTTAAAAACAAGAATTGAATTACGTCAGATTGGTGTCAGAGATGAAGCGAAATTATTAGGTGGTATAGGTCCATGTGGCCGTTCACTATGTTGCTCTACTTTTTTAGGAGATTTTGAACCTGTTTCTATTAAGATGGCAAAAGATCAAAATTTATCCTTAAATCCTACTAAAATTTCAGGAGCATGTGGCCGTTTAATGTGTTGTCTTAAATATGAAAATGATTATTATGAAGAAGCAAGATCTCAATTACCTGATATTGGAGATACTATTCATACTCCTGATGGTAATGGAAAGGTCGTTGGACTAAATATTTTAGATATTTCTATGCAGGTTAAAATAGAAGGTCTTGAGCAACCGTTAGAATATAGATTGGAAGAAATAGAAGCGTTGAACTAA
- the tmk gene encoding dTMP kinase has product MSAFITFEGPEGAGKTSVIKEINQKLAKDYDVITTREPGGVSTGEQIRKVVLDGDHMDIRTEAMLFAASRREHLVEKVIPALKAGKIVLCDRYIDSSLAYQGYARGIGIEEVKTLNEFAINGLYPDLTIYLDVSTEVGHQRIIQNKRDQNRLDQEDKNFHDKVIEGYRKVIENNASRFIKINANQDLEHVVDETYQSIIKYLKQL; this is encoded by the coding sequence ATGTCTGCTTTTATAACGTTCGAAGGACCAGAGGGAGCTGGTAAAACCTCAGTTATCAAAGAAATTAATCAAAAACTAGCAAAGGATTACGATGTTATTACAACTCGTGAGCCTGGAGGTGTATCTACAGGAGAACAAATTCGCAAAGTTGTGCTTGATGGTGATCATATGGATATTCGTACTGAAGCGATGTTATTTGCAGCTTCAAGACGAGAGCATCTTGTCGAAAAAGTGATTCCAGCTTTAAAAGCAGGTAAAATTGTCCTTTGCGATAGATATATTGATAGTTCTTTAGCATATCAAGGGTATGCAAGGGGTATAGGTATTGAAGAAGTCAAAACTTTAAATGAATTTGCAATTAATGGATTATATCCAGATTTAACAATTTACTTAGATGTTAGTACAGAAGTAGGACACCAACGTATTATACAAAATAAACGTGACCAAAATCGCTTAGATCAAGAGGATAAAAATTTTCATGATAAAGTGATAGAAGGGTACCGTAAAGTGATTGAAAATAATGCAAGCAGATTTATTAAGATTAATGCTAATCAAGATTTGGAACACGTCGTTGATGAAACTTATCAAAGTATCATCAAATATTTAAAACAATTATGA
- the rsmI gene encoding 16S rRNA (cytidine(1402)-2'-O)-methyltransferase, which produces MTTLYLVGTPIGNLGDITYRAIETLKKVDMIACEDTRVTSKLCNYYDIKTPLKSYHEHNKEQQTSYLIDQLEEGLNIALVSDAGLPLISDPGYELVVEARLKNINVETVPGPNAGLTALMSSGLPSFTYTFLGFLPRKEKEKIEILNMRMFQNSTLILYESPHRITDTLKAIAKVDSQRYVTVGRELTKKFEQVLTHSVDVMIEKISKEEIPLKGEFVILIEGAVPLNDEFWYEMFTIKEHVNYYIENNQIKPKQAIKMVAQDRQMKTGEVYNIYHNVE; this is translated from the coding sequence ATGACAACTTTATATTTAGTAGGTACACCAATAGGAAATTTAGGTGATATTACATATCGTGCTATAGAAACATTAAAAAAAGTGGACATGATTGCTTGCGAGGATACTCGTGTGACGAGTAAGTTATGTAATTATTATGATATTAAGACTCCCTTGAAGTCTTACCATGAACATAATAAAGAACAACAAACTAGTTATTTAATTGACCAATTAGAAGAGGGATTAAATATTGCTTTAGTTTCTGATGCAGGACTCCCTTTGATAAGTGACCCAGGTTATGAACTAGTTGTTGAGGCACGACTTAAGAATATTAACGTTGAAACTGTACCTGGTCCTAATGCAGGATTAACTGCCTTGATGTCTAGTGGACTCCCTTCATTTACATATACATTTTTAGGATTTTTACCTAGAAAAGAGAAAGAAAAAATTGAAATATTGAATATGAGAATGTTTCAAAATAGCACATTAATATTGTATGAATCTCCTCATAGGATTACTGACACCTTGAAAGCCATTGCGAAAGTTGATTCTCAAAGATATGTAACTGTCGGTAGAGAGCTTACAAAAAAATTTGAGCAAGTACTTACGCATTCTGTTGACGTTATGATAGAAAAAATTAGCAAAGAAGAAATACCACTAAAAGGGGAATTTGTCATTTTAATTGAAGGTGCAGTGCCTCTGAATGATGAATTTTGGTATGAAATGTTCACTATCAAAGAACATGTTAATTACTACATCGAAAATAATCAAATAAAACCTAAGCAAGCAATTAAAATGGTTGCTCAAGATCGACAGATGAAAACGGGAGAAGTTTACAATATTTATCATAATGTTGAGTAA
- a CDS encoding aminotransferase class V-fold PLP-dependent enzyme, translated as MNKPIIKNLTRLKNHGAISMHVPGHKNMTIGNLKKLNLALDMTEITGLDDMHHPEEIILESMEKFKKYDDYDVYFLVNGTTSGILTVIQAFSEGNSKYLISRNVHKSVFHGLDLTKQQAKITSMQVSRYTHQYVEPLLNNDFDEEFKLGICTYPNYYGETFEVDKWIETLHDRNIPVLVDEAHGAHFDLEGFPRSSMKYNADYVVQSYHKTLPALTMGSVLFIHKEAPRKDQVIEYLTYFQTSSPSYLIMSSLELAQEFFEEFKSNIFFEKRSKLIETLLKKGFNLHEPADPLKIVINYDGFEGYEVQEWFENEDIYIELADEFQILLVLPLWHKNDIYPFKVLIEKIENMIIPERKKINSKVSPLMTKSSDYSASYFQKIKEVSIEDAEGEILAQHIVPYPPGIPILFKGEVVTRHMIELFKDYASKGLKVEGLSNKKIIVKDE; from the coding sequence ATGAATAAACCAATAATAAAAAATCTTACTAGGTTAAAGAATCATGGTGCTATTTCTATGCATGTGCCTGGACACAAAAATATGACGATTGGTAATCTAAAAAAATTAAATCTTGCTTTGGATATGACTGAAATTACTGGACTTGATGATATGCATCATCCTGAAGAAATTATCTTAGAAAGTATGGAAAAGTTTAAAAAGTATGATGATTATGATGTTTATTTTCTAGTTAATGGTACTACTTCAGGAATATTAACTGTTATTCAAGCTTTTTCAGAAGGGAATAGCAAATATCTGATATCTAGAAATGTACATAAATCAGTTTTTCATGGTTTAGATTTAACAAAACAACAAGCTAAAATTACAAGTATGCAAGTAAGTCGATATACTCATCAGTATGTTGAACCTCTGTTAAATAATGACTTCGATGAAGAATTTAAGTTAGGTATATGTACTTATCCCAATTATTATGGGGAAACATTTGAGGTTGATAAATGGATTGAAACACTGCATGACAGAAACATACCAGTATTAGTAGATGAAGCTCATGGTGCGCATTTTGATTTAGAGGGTTTTCCTAGGTCATCTATGAAGTATAATGCAGATTATGTGGTCCAATCTTATCATAAGACATTGCCTGCCTTAACGATGGGTTCTGTGTTGTTTATACATAAAGAAGCACCGCGCAAAGATCAAGTTATTGAATACTTGACGTACTTTCAAACTTCAAGTCCATCATATTTGATTATGTCTAGTTTAGAACTTGCACAAGAATTTTTTGAGGAATTTAAAAGTAACATATTTTTCGAAAAAAGGTCTAAGTTAATTGAAACATTATTAAAGAAAGGTTTTAACTTACATGAGCCAGCAGATCCTTTAAAGATAGTAATTAATTATGATGGCTTTGAGGGTTATGAGGTACAAGAGTGGTTTGAAAATGAAGATATTTATATTGAGCTAGCAGATGAATTTCAAATATTATTAGTATTACCTTTATGGCATAAAAACGATATATATCCATTTAAGGTACTCATTGAAAAAATTGAAAATATGATTATTCCAGAGAGAAAAAAGATAAATTCTAAAGTCTCTCCGCTAATGACAAAATCGAGTGATTATAGTGCTTCGTACTTTCAAAAAATTAAAGAAGTGTCGATAGAAGATGCGGAAGGTGAGATATTAGCTCAGCATATAGTGCCTTATCCACCTGGTATTCCAATTTTATTTAAAGGGGAAGTAGTTACTCGTCATATGATAGAATTATTTAAAGATTACGCAAGTAAAGGTCTAAAAGTTGAAGGATTAAGTAATAAAAAAATTATAGTTAAGGATGAGTAA
- a CDS encoding tRNA1(Val) (adenine(37)-N6)-methyltransferase, whose protein sequence is MLKENERIDYLIREGYEIIQNDDVFSFSTDALLLGHLTEVRKNDKIIDLCSGNGVIPLLLSAKCTQSIEGIEVQPQLVDMARRSFVLNQLDSKLTMHLMDLKTVNRTFKPSQYTLVTCNPPYFKMNQLNQHQIEAHKIARHEVMCDLKDCVVAAKHVLKEGGRFIIVHRAERLMDVLTEMRSAKIEPKRLTLVYSKMNKPAQAIVVEGRKGGKQGLDIRQPLYIYNEDNTYSDEMKGIYYG, encoded by the coding sequence ATGCTAAAAGAAAACGAACGAATTGATTATTTGATTAGAGAAGGTTATGAAATCATTCAAAATGATGATGTTTTTTCATTTTCAACAGATGCATTATTATTAGGCCATTTAACAGAAGTTAGAAAAAATGACAAGATAATAGATTTATGTTCTGGAAATGGAGTTATTCCATTATTACTATCTGCAAAGTGCACACAATCTATTGAAGGCATTGAAGTACAGCCTCAACTAGTTGATATGGCACGCCGAAGCTTTGTTTTAAATCAGCTAGATAGTAAGCTGACAATGCACTTGATGGACTTAAAAACTGTAAATCGTACATTCAAACCTTCACAATACACATTAGTTACCTGTAACCCTCCTTATTTTAAAATGAATCAGCTCAATCAGCATCAAATAGAAGCTCATAAAATAGCGCGTCATGAGGTAATGTGTGATTTGAAAGATTGTGTTGTAGCTGCTAAGCATGTACTTAAAGAAGGTGGACGATTTATCATTGTTCACAGAGCGGAAAGACTTATGGATGTCTTAACTGAAATGAGAAGTGCTAAAATTGAGCCAAAGAGACTCACGCTTGTGTATAGTAAGATGAACAAACCTGCTCAAGCCATAGTAGTGGAAGGGCGTAAAGGTGGTAAACAAGGGTTAGACATTCGTCAACCTTTATACATTTATAATGAAGATAACACGTATAGTGATGAAATGAAGGGTATATATTATGGATAA
- a CDS encoding cyclic-di-AMP receptor, with product MKMIIAIVQDQDSQELSDQLVKNNFKATKLATTGGFLRAGNTTFLCGVDDDRVDEILYVIDNTCGNREQLVSPITPMGGSADSYIPYPVEVEVGGATVFVMPIEAFHQF from the coding sequence ATGAAGATGATTATAGCGATCGTTCAAGATCAAGATAGTCAAGAACTTTCAGACCAACTCGTAAAAAATAATTTTAAAGCTACAAAATTAGCGACAACAGGCGGATTTTTAAGAGCCGGTAACACAACTTTCCTATGTGGTGTTGATGATGACCGAGTAGATGAAATTTTATATGTTATTGATAACACTTGTGGTAATAGGGAACAACTTGTTTCTCCAATTACACCAATGGGTGGCAGTGCAGATTCTTACATTCCTTATCCTGTTGAAGTAGAAGTAGGCGGAGCAACAGTATTTGTAATGCCAATTGAAGCATTTCATCAATTTTAA
- a CDS encoding ATP-binding protein yields MDEQQQLANAYHSSKLSHAYLFEGDDAQTMKRVAINFSKLILCDNDEQCELKVGTFNHPDFMYVSTEENTIKKEQIEKLVHHMNQLSIEGQYKVYIIEDFEKLTVQGENSILKFLEEPPKNTIAILLSTKPEQILDTIHSRCQHVYFKPIDRQQFIEKLVEASLTRPVAEMISTYTTQLETAISLNEEFDLTALRKSMIRWCELILTNKSMALIGIIELLKQAKNRKLQLLTLAAVNGFFEDIMHAKVDIDNHFIYSDLSEEIKNYAERLTYNQLILMYDQITEAHKKLNQNVNPTLVFEQIVIKGVI; encoded by the coding sequence ATGGATGAGCAACAACAGTTAGCGAATGCGTATCATTCAAGTAAATTATCCCATGCTTACTTGTTTGAAGGTGATGATGCTCAAACAATGAAGCGTGTTGCTATTAATTTTTCTAAATTAATTCTTTGTGATAATGATGAGCAATGTGAACTGAAAGTTGGTACGTTTAATCACCCTGACTTTATGTATGTTTCAACTGAAGAGAATACAATAAAAAAAGAACAAATTGAAAAACTTGTTCATCACATGAATCAATTATCCATAGAAGGTCAGTATAAAGTTTATATTATAGAAGATTTTGAAAAATTAACTGTTCAAGGTGAAAATAGTATACTAAAATTTTTAGAGGAACCACCTAAGAATACAATTGCTATTTTATTATCTACCAAGCCTGAACAAATTTTGGATACTATACATTCGAGATGCCAACATGTTTATTTTAAGCCTATAGACAGACAGCAATTTATTGAAAAATTGGTAGAAGCTTCTTTAACGAGACCAGTGGCAGAAATGATAAGTACATATACAACTCAGTTAGAAACTGCTATATCATTAAATGAAGAATTTGATTTAACTGCTTTGAGAAAGTCAATGATTCGATGGTGCGAATTAATTTTAACAAATAAATCCATGGCTTTGATAGGAATTATTGAATTACTTAAACAAGCCAAGAATCGCAAATTACAATTGTTAACTTTAGCTGCAGTGAATGGTTTTTTTGAAGATATTATGCACGCTAAAGTAGATATTGACAATCATTTTATATATAGTGATTTAAGTGAAGAAATTAAGAATTATGCGGAACGTTTAACGTATAATCAGTTAATTTTAATGTATGATCAAATCACTGAAGCGCACAAAAAATTAAATCAAAATGTTAACCCAACACTTGTATTTGAACAAATAGTAATAAAAGGTGTGATTTAA
- the yabA gene encoding DNA replication initiation control protein YabA: MNRNELFERLTRLERNVNQLTEDMIELKDLAVELVEDNVALQVENENLKRLMDKTEQATDNNQERNHSKNIKMPSPSKDNLAMLYREGFHICKGELFGKHRYGEDCLLCLNVLSD, encoded by the coding sequence TTGAATAGAAATGAATTGTTTGAAAGACTTACAAGGTTAGAACGTAATGTAAATCAGTTGACTGAAGATATGATAGAACTCAAAGATCTAGCTGTAGAGCTGGTTGAGGACAACGTTGCTCTACAAGTAGAGAATGAAAATTTAAAAAGATTAATGGATAAAACTGAGCAAGCAACTGATAACAATCAAGAAAGAAACCACTCAAAAAATATAAAGATGCCATCTCCGAGTAAAGATAATTTGGCAATGCTTTATCGAGAAGGTTTTCATATATGTAAAGGTGAATTATTTGGAAAACATCGGTATGGTGAAGATTGTCTATTATGTTTAAATGTTTTAAGTGATTAA
- a CDS encoding GIY-YIG nuclease family protein yields MDKHFVYIVKCNDGSLYTGYAKDVNARISMHNEGKGAKYTKMRRPVQLVYQEVYYTKSEALKREYEIKTFSRQKKLKMIEGG; encoded by the coding sequence ATGGATAAGCATTTTGTTTATATAGTAAAGTGCAACGATGGAAGTTTATATACAGGTTATGCCAAAGATGTAAATGCTCGAATTAGTATGCATAATGAAGGAAAAGGTGCTAAATATACAAAAATGAGACGCCCTGTTCAGTTAGTTTATCAAGAAGTTTATTATACAAAATCTGAAGCGTTAAAACGAGAATATGAAATAAAAACCTTTTCAAGACAAAAAAAGTTAAAAATGATAGAGGGGGGATAG